AAAAAGTCAGTACACGCATCGATAAAATATCAGTTTATGGCGGCCTAGAAGGCGTGCTTAATGATTTGGTGAAGCTGCGTCCAACAGCTTAAGGTAGCAAGCTACCAAGTAAGCTTTGAGTTTTAAGGACTTAGGCAGTGACTAAGATAGACGGTGCTCAGGGGAAGGGCTGCAGACAGATTTTGCGGACTTTCCTTACTTTGTCCTTATGACTGGGAATGCCGGTTCTTATTAAAACTATTCGTGCAGGCCGTAAAAGTTTGGCCTTTCAAATCGTATTGTCACCGCTATTGTTGACCAGTGGAGTAAGCAAATTATGCTTTGAACACTGTGTCTACAATAAAAAAACCATTTTAGATTTTTCCAAATAGAATTTTTTGTCGACGTTAATACGTATGGGTGCAGGAAAATAAGCTGGACGAAGATATAAATACTGGCTGTAGATTTTTCATGAGAAATCGGTTCAAGGGTAATTAAAATAATCCGATGAAAAAGTTGGATAAAAATAGAACGAAAGTAACTCAAGCAGCGCAGTTAATTGAGGAAAACCTTCATAGAAATTTGAAAGTTACCGATATTGCTAATCATGTTCATCTGTCGCCTTTTCATTTTCAACGATTGTTTTTTGCCTATATGGGAGAACCTGTGAATCGCTATATTGCGGTGCGCCGTCTGGAGACCGCAGCATTGGAACTCACCAACACTCCAAACGTCAACTTACTGCAGCTTGCACTTAATTGCGGTTTTCAAACCCATAGCGCGTTTTCTCGGGCATTCAAAAAACAGTTCGGAATAAGCCCCTCTGCTTTTCGCAACTCTCCCGAAGCCGCAGAAACAGGGGTGCAACAGGGCCGCCCGTATTTGATCAATCAGCCGCCGCGCCAGGTGATTGAGCCAGTCGAGATCGTCACTCTACGACCATTTTATTTTCGGTTTCAGCAGTCGAGAGGAACCTATGAAGGCCAATTTTTCCACAAGAGTGATTTAGATATTGGTGCATATTTTTTAGCGCTACTGAAAGAGATAGTGCCGCCGGATCAATTCTTGATGAGCTGTTTTCCTAACACCCCCCAGATGCTCAATGATGATACCGTTACAGTTTGGTACGGTGGAGCCTACTCAGAACGCCCGAACAACAACAAAAGCTATAATTGGCACATGTTCGACGCT
The DNA window shown above is from Microbulbifer variabilis and carries:
- a CDS encoding helix-turn-helix domain-containing protein, encoding MKKLDKNRTKVTQAAQLIEENLHRNLKVTDIANHVHLSPFHFQRLFFAYMGEPVNRYIAVRRLETAALELTNTPNVNLLQLALNCGFQTHSAFSRAFKKQFGISPSAFRNSPEAAETGVQQGRPYLINQPPRQVIEPVEIVTLRPFYFRFQQSRGTYEGQFFHKSDLDIGAYFLALLKEIVPPDQFLMSCFPNTPQMLNDDTVTVWYGGAYSERPNNNKSYNWHMFDAGTWAVFEHWGDYKFLYQTWNQIYRNWLAQTAYRLRDEFPFEAYSGTPNYIDPAKQLTRIYIPLRKA